In one window of Thalassotalea agarivorans DNA:
- a CDS encoding AAA family ATPase, translating to MKKIIVFGNSGSGKSTFAKHLATKNQLAHLDLDTLAWSPTKPPTRLPLEVSKQQINAFMNENNAWVIEGCYSDLLALVSEPADTAIFLNLSIEQCIENAKNRPWEPHKYATKAAQDENLSMLIDWIEQYASRTDTFSLVAHQKLHDSFTGEKVLFTENQILT from the coding sequence GTGAAAAAAATAATTGTATTCGGAAATTCGGGCTCGGGAAAATCGACATTTGCTAAGCATTTAGCGACGAAAAATCAGCTCGCACATTTGGATCTAGATACGTTAGCCTGGTCGCCGACAAAACCTCCAACTCGTCTACCTCTTGAGGTGTCAAAACAGCAAATCAACGCCTTTATGAACGAAAACAATGCATGGGTGATTGAAGGGTGTTACAGCGATTTGTTGGCTTTAGTTAGTGAACCAGCTGATACCGCAATATTTTTAAATTTAAGCATTGAGCAGTGTATAGAAAATGCCAAAAATAGGCCGTGGGAGCCTCACAAGTACGCAACGAAAGCAGCGCAAGATGAAAACCTATCTATGTTAATTGACTGGATAGAACAATATGCTAGCAGGACAGACACCTTTTCGTTGGTCGCCCATCAAAAGTTGCATGATAGTTTTACCGGTGAAAAGGTTCTATTTACCGAAAATCAGATACTTACGTGA
- a CDS encoding AAA family ATPase, with product MSFKGTKNYIATDELRLAVNAAITLERPLLIKGEPGTGKTMLAQELADSLGVELIQWHIKSTTKAQQGLYEYDAVSRLRDSQLGDEKVHDISNYIIKGKLWQAFESEKRPVLLIDEIDKADIEFPNDLLLELDKMSFHVYETQQEIIAIQRPIIVITSNNEKELPDAFLRRCFFHYIKFPDKADMQKIVEVHHPGVTKQLLQQALEVFFELREVNGLKKKPSTSELIDWLKLLIADDLSQQTLLDKQQSIVPLIGALLKNEQDTQLIEKLAFMSRRRD from the coding sequence ATGTCTTTTAAAGGCACGAAGAATTACATCGCGACAGATGAATTGCGCTTGGCGGTAAATGCCGCTATCACCCTAGAGAGGCCACTTCTCATAAAAGGGGAGCCTGGCACCGGTAAGACGATGCTCGCACAAGAGTTAGCAGATAGTTTAGGCGTTGAGCTTATTCAGTGGCACATCAAATCCACTACTAAAGCGCAACAAGGTTTGTACGAATATGACGCCGTTTCTCGCCTAAGAGACTCGCAATTAGGTGATGAAAAGGTTCATGATATTTCAAACTACATTATCAAAGGTAAACTTTGGCAAGCATTTGAATCAGAGAAGCGCCCTGTTTTACTTATCGATGAAATCGACAAAGCCGATATTGAATTTCCTAATGACTTGTTACTTGAACTCGACAAAATGTCATTTCACGTATACGAGACTCAACAAGAAATTATCGCTATACAGCGCCCTATTATCGTTATCACTAGTAACAACGAAAAAGAACTGCCCGATGCCTTTCTTAGACGCTGCTTTTTTCACTACATAAAGTTTCCAGATAAAGCAGACATGCAAAAAATTGTTGAAGTTCATCACCCTGGGGTTACCAAACAATTACTGCAACAAGCGCTCGAAGTCTTTTTTGAATTGCGTGAAGTAAATGGTCTTAAAAAAAAGCCGTCTACCTCTGAACTGATAGACTGGCTTAAATTGCTGATTGCTGACGATTTATCACAACAAACCTTGTTAGACAAACAACAGTCTATTGTGCCTTTGATTGGCGCACTGTTGAAAAACGAGCAAGATACACAATTGATTGAAAAACTCGCTTTCATGAGTCGACGCAGAGACTAA
- the acs gene encoding acetate--CoA ligase has protein sequence MNDAAKPDIFYPSEEVLNQANVNEYEEMYKYSVENREQFWAEQAETLNWFKKWDTVLDESNAPFYKWFDGGQINIVHNAVDRHLENANRNKMAIIWESEHGEVRNFSYNGLNREVCKFANVLRSMGVEKGDIVTIYMPQIPELVFAMLACAKIGAIHSVVYGGFSTEALASRIDDAHSRVLVTADGGWRRGKQIDLKSIANAAMERSPSIEVCICVKNNGLDVEMEPTRDFWLHDLFALPIASSKCETVPTDAEDPLFILYTSGTTGKPKGMLHTHGGYSVYTSTTHRMAFDIKPQDRWWCAADPGWITGHSYIVYGPLINGATIMLYEGAPNYPYPNRWWQIIENYGINILYTSPTAIRGLMRFGDRWPKKHDLSSLRLLGSVGEPINPEAWRWYHNVIGQDKCPIIDTWWQTETGGFMVCPLPITPLKPGSATKPFFGNELAVVDDDGEEVEVNEEGKLIIKNPWPGMARTIFKDDARYAELYWSQREDGSWRYLAGDSAKIDDDGYIWVIGRMDEVLKVSGYRLGTAEIESALVSHPKVSEAAAVGLPHELKGNAIHTYVILIDGVEPSKELMLELKTHVGNEMGKIATPEAVEFVEALPKTRSGKIMRRVLKARALGQDEGDLSTLEE, from the coding sequence ATGAACGATGCAGCTAAGCCTGACATTTTTTACCCAAGCGAAGAAGTGCTTAACCAAGCGAACGTGAACGAATACGAAGAAATGTACAAGTATTCTGTTGAAAATAGAGAGCAATTTTGGGCAGAGCAAGCTGAAACGCTTAATTGGTTTAAAAAGTGGGATACCGTGCTAGACGAGAGCAACGCCCCATTTTACAAATGGTTTGACGGTGGTCAAATCAATATCGTGCACAATGCCGTTGATAGACATTTAGAAAATGCTAATCGCAACAAGATGGCGATTATTTGGGAAAGTGAGCATGGAGAAGTCAGAAACTTCTCTTATAACGGATTAAATCGCGAAGTATGCAAGTTTGCCAATGTTCTGCGCAGTATGGGCGTTGAAAAAGGCGACATTGTTACTATCTATATGCCTCAAATCCCTGAGCTTGTGTTTGCGATGTTAGCCTGTGCGAAAATTGGTGCAATCCACTCTGTTGTATATGGTGGTTTTAGTACGGAGGCACTAGCATCTCGAATTGATGATGCGCATTCACGTGTACTTGTTACGGCCGACGGTGGTTGGCGCCGTGGTAAACAAATCGACTTAAAGTCTATTGCTAATGCAGCCATGGAACGTTCACCAAGCATTGAAGTATGTATTTGTGTCAAGAACAATGGATTGGATGTCGAAATGGAACCAACCAGAGACTTTTGGTTGCACGATTTATTTGCTTTACCTATTGCTAGTTCAAAATGTGAAACTGTGCCAACTGACGCCGAAGATCCGCTGTTCATCCTTTATACTTCGGGCACCACAGGTAAACCAAAGGGAATGTTGCATACTCACGGTGGTTATTCTGTATATACCTCAACAACCCATCGCATGGCCTTTGATATAAAACCACAAGATCGTTGGTGGTGTGCGGCTGATCCAGGTTGGATTACAGGTCACAGCTATATTGTTTATGGCCCACTGATTAATGGCGCCACCATTATGCTTTACGAAGGTGCGCCAAATTATCCTTACCCAAATCGCTGGTGGCAAATCATCGAAAACTACGGCATTAACATTCTTTACACCTCGCCAACGGCCATTCGTGGCTTGATGAGATTTGGTGACCGCTGGCCTAAAAAGCATGACTTATCGAGCCTGCGTTTGTTGGGTAGTGTCGGCGAACCGATTAATCCTGAAGCATGGCGTTGGTACCACAATGTTATCGGCCAAGATAAGTGTCCAATTATTGATACTTGGTGGCAAACAGAAACGGGTGGATTTATGGTTTGCCCATTACCTATTACGCCGCTTAAGCCGGGCTCTGCCACAAAACCATTTTTTGGTAACGAGTTAGCTGTAGTTGACGACGATGGTGAAGAAGTAGAGGTGAATGAAGAGGGTAAATTGATCATCAAAAACCCATGGCCAGGTATGGCTAGAACGATATTTAAAGATGATGCTCGCTACGCTGAATTGTATTGGAGCCAACGTGAAGATGGTAGCTGGCGTTATTTAGCCGGTGACAGTGCGAAAATAGACGACGACGGCTACATTTGGGTGATCGGTCGTATGGATGAAGTACTTAAGGTGTCAGGTTATCGCTTAGGTACCGCGGAAATCGAAAGTGCTCTTGTTAGCCACCCTAAGGTGAGCGAAGCTGCTGCTGTAGGTTTGCCGCATGAACTTAAAGGTAATGCGATTCATACCTACGTCATTTTGATAGACGGTGTTGAACCGTCGAAAGAATTAATGCTTGAGCTTAAAACTCATGTGGGCAACGAGATGGGCAAAATAGCTACACCTGAAGCTGTTGAGTTTGTTGAAGCCTTACCTAAAACGCGAAGTGGAAAAATTATGCGACGCGTATTAAAAGCAAGAGCACTAGGTCAGGATGAGGGTGATTTAAGTACATTGGAAGAATAA
- a CDS encoding DUF4212 domain-containing protein codes for MEGNTSYWQENLRLIFICLAIWFVVSFGFGLLLVEPLNAIRIGGYKLGFWFAQQGSIYTFVALIFWYSAKMNQLDKKYNVEES; via the coding sequence GTGGAAGGTAACACATCATATTGGCAGGAAAACCTGCGACTAATATTTATCTGCCTCGCCATCTGGTTTGTGGTGTCATTTGGGTTTGGATTACTGTTAGTCGAACCATTAAATGCCATTCGTATCGGCGGCTATAAGCTAGGTTTCTGGTTTGCCCAACAAGGGTCAATTTATACTTTTGTTGCGCTCATTTTTTGGTATAGCGCCAAAATGAACCAGCTAGACAAAAAATACAACGTGGAGGAGTCGTAA
- a CDS encoding dipeptidase — protein sequence MRLKLTALATLFAITACTDPVVQEPSLMEQAQTLHKKIIILDTHHDISVANFTAEKNYTMELATQVNLPKMDAGLMDVSWLIVYTGQGPLTEQGYKDAYANAVAKFDAIHRLVEEIAPQQIELALTSQDVRSIISSGKKVAMIGVENGYPIGTDITRVKEFAERGARYMSLAHNGHNQLSDSHTGESEGQWLNNGLSDLGKLAVSEMNKWGIMIDISHPSKVANLEMIALSKAPVIASHSSARALYDHSRNLDDEELLAVKENGGVVQTVAFRGYVNGDKAKTFSDAKKAIYQEIAKEQGISLVPWSKFRTISTEEQNKARADWLLVESLSTEKIAIAGSNIDQVDVADFVDHIDYMVKLIGIDHVGISSDFDGGGGIKGWNDASETLNVTVELIKRGYSDQEIAKLWGENLLRVLDEVQRVASQMQETN from the coding sequence ATGCGATTAAAACTAACTGCTCTAGCAACTCTTTTTGCTATTACCGCCTGCACAGACCCTGTAGTACAAGAACCTAGCTTGATGGAACAAGCGCAGACGCTCCATAAAAAGATTATTATCTTAGATACACACCATGATATTAGCGTGGCTAATTTTACCGCAGAGAAAAACTACACTATGGAGCTCGCCACGCAGGTGAACTTACCCAAAATGGACGCCGGCCTTATGGATGTGTCTTGGCTTATCGTATATACAGGTCAGGGTCCGCTCACGGAACAAGGATATAAAGATGCTTATGCCAATGCTGTCGCCAAATTTGACGCGATCCATCGCTTGGTTGAAGAAATAGCACCGCAGCAAATTGAATTAGCACTCACCTCACAGGATGTACGCAGCATTATCTCTTCTGGAAAAAAAGTGGCAATGATAGGTGTTGAAAATGGTTACCCTATTGGCACAGACATAACCCGTGTAAAAGAATTTGCAGAACGTGGTGCGAGATACATGTCACTGGCACACAATGGGCATAATCAGCTGAGTGATTCGCATACAGGCGAAAGCGAAGGGCAATGGCTAAATAATGGTTTGAGTGACCTTGGCAAACTAGCCGTTAGTGAGATGAACAAGTGGGGCATCATGATTGATATTTCACATCCATCTAAAGTCGCAAACCTCGAAATGATAGCTCTTTCGAAAGCGCCAGTTATCGCGTCACATTCAAGTGCTAGGGCTTTGTATGACCACAGCCGCAATCTCGATGATGAAGAGCTGCTTGCCGTCAAAGAAAATGGTGGTGTTGTGCAAACAGTTGCATTTCGCGGCTATGTAAATGGTGACAAAGCTAAGACATTTTCCGATGCAAAAAAAGCCATTTATCAAGAGATAGCAAAAGAGCAAGGTATCAGTTTGGTGCCGTGGAGCAAATTTAGAACCATTTCAACTGAAGAACAAAACAAAGCGCGCGCAGATTGGCTTCTAGTAGAGTCACTGTCAACCGAAAAAATAGCGATTGCCGGCTCAAATATAGATCAAGTTGATGTAGCCGACTTTGTTGACCACATTGACTATATGGTCAAATTAATAGGGATAGATCATGTAGGCATCAGCTCCGATTTTGATGGTGGTGGCGGTATAAAGGGTTGGAACGACGCAAGTGAAACGCTAAATGTTACTGTGGAACTCATTAAACGCGGCTATAGCGACCAAGAAATCGCCAAACTGTGGGGAGAAAACCTATTGCGTGTACTCGATGAAGTGCAACGGGTAGCATCCCAAATGCAGGAAACAAATTAA
- a CDS encoding putative nucleotidyltransferase substrate binding domain-containing protein, with protein sequence MDNELAELMAFVKDIPPFDTLPNDVVNQIVREMSICYVRQSEQLPPAQVDTRSLFILRKGALSYYAIAGDMPEFLGMYGEGDICTVFFDDQEAAMYRVAATEDTLLYAISWQQLLTITASIPAFAAFFKQSAEERLNQRMEHATAEAVVASSLSNALVTDFYHTPVSTIAVDATIVDCAKKMSALRHSCLVVMEKTTPVGIVTDKDIRRRCVAAGLATSELVKTIMTPDILSIDGKMSAYDALMIMTSKHLHHLPVMEFGELTGMVTVTDLINQEGHNAIHIASLISKAKSVEALATISKMLPQLQVRMTKLGSSADHVAKSMSAITAALTTRLLSMAEDIQGPPPVPYAWLAAGSQARQEQLSNSDQDNALIISDEMQPEHDYYFYDLATFVCDGLAACGFVYCPGEVMATNPKWRKTQKGWHKYFQQWVDKPDPKALMHSSIFFDLVTVHGDENLLEEVRGRMLQKTQNNTLFIAHLTRNALSLRPPLGFFRDFVLISEGENKATLDLKHNGIAPIVDLARIYALSEGISEVNTLTRLKLAGGTKSLTQSSADNLIDAFEFLNMLRMEHQLKNMIAGNKANNFLSPKSLSKLEREHLKDAFKVIKTLQDARQSTY encoded by the coding sequence ATGGATAATGAACTGGCAGAACTGATGGCGTTTGTAAAAGACATACCGCCGTTTGATACATTGCCTAACGATGTTGTTAATCAAATCGTGCGCGAAATGTCTATTTGTTATGTCAGGCAATCTGAGCAGCTACCGCCGGCGCAAGTTGACACGCGCAGTTTGTTCATTTTACGTAAAGGCGCTTTGTCTTATTACGCGATTGCTGGCGATATGCCAGAATTTTTAGGGATGTATGGCGAAGGCGATATTTGCACGGTGTTTTTTGATGACCAAGAAGCTGCAATGTACCGCGTTGCTGCTACCGAAGATACGTTACTGTACGCGATTTCTTGGCAACAACTGCTAACAATCACCGCTTCTATTCCTGCTTTTGCGGCATTTTTTAAACAAAGTGCGGAAGAGCGATTAAATCAGCGTATGGAACATGCCACCGCAGAGGCGGTGGTGGCGTCTTCATTGAGTAATGCCTTGGTCACTGATTTTTATCATACGCCTGTCAGTACCATTGCTGTTGACGCCACTATTGTGGACTGCGCGAAGAAAATGTCGGCACTGCGACATTCTTGTTTGGTGGTGATGGAGAAAACAACGCCGGTAGGCATTGTTACAGATAAAGATATAAGACGCCGATGCGTAGCAGCAGGTCTTGCCACCAGCGAGCTTGTTAAAACCATAATGACGCCAGATATTTTATCGATAGATGGCAAAATGAGTGCCTATGATGCACTGATGATCATGACAAGTAAGCATCTACATCATTTACCTGTAATGGAATTTGGCGAGCTTACCGGCATGGTGACAGTGACAGATTTAATCAATCAGGAAGGGCACAATGCAATTCATATAGCTAGTTTAATTAGCAAAGCCAAGTCGGTTGAAGCGTTAGCGACGATTAGTAAAATGTTGCCACAACTGCAGGTGCGGATGACCAAGCTAGGCAGTAGTGCGGATCATGTTGCTAAAAGTATGAGCGCTATAACAGCCGCATTAACAACGCGATTGTTGAGTATGGCAGAAGATATTCAAGGACCGCCTCCTGTGCCCTATGCATGGCTTGCTGCCGGCTCGCAGGCAAGGCAAGAGCAGTTGTCAAACTCGGATCAGGACAATGCACTCATTATTAGCGATGAGATGCAGCCCGAGCATGATTATTATTTCTACGACTTAGCAACTTTTGTATGTGATGGTTTGGCAGCTTGCGGTTTTGTTTACTGTCCTGGGGAAGTTATGGCAACTAACCCTAAATGGCGAAAAACTCAGAAAGGTTGGCATAAGTATTTTCAGCAATGGGTTGATAAGCCAGATCCAAAAGCGCTGATGCATAGTAGCATTTTCTTCGATTTGGTTACTGTGCATGGAGATGAGAACTTGCTTGAAGAAGTGCGTGGCAGAATGCTGCAAAAAACGCAGAACAATACGTTATTTATCGCACATTTAACGCGTAACGCGCTGTCGCTGCGACCACCGCTCGGCTTTTTTAGAGATTTTGTTTTGATTTCAGAAGGGGAAAATAAGGCCACGTTAGACTTAAAACACAATGGAATTGCGCCTATTGTTGACCTGGCTCGCATCTACGCGTTGAGTGAAGGCATAAGTGAAGTAAACACCTTAACCCGATTAAAGCTTGCTGGCGGCACAAAATCGCTAACACAAAGTAGTGCGGACAATCTTATAGACGCCTTTGAGTTTTTGAATATGTTGCGCATGGAGCATCAACTCAAGAATATGATAGCGGGCAATAAAGCGAATAACTTTTTGTCACCAAAATCGCTGTCAAAACTCGAAAGAGAGCACCTAAAAGATGCGTTTAAAGTGATTAAAACGTTACAAGATGCTCGCCAAAGCACTTATTAA
- a CDS encoding exonuclease domain-containing protein: MFDFLFGIEAQRKRLLKKGVDGALQDYLSAPFPDKNTPFSALDIVSVDFETTGLNAIDDKLLSVGHVSIEYGIIKLNSCFHQVVRSKGALDADNVSIHQITDSQKDAGAHIKTAVDELLSALKGKVMLVHFARIEKQFLQQACKLIYGFVPPLAIIDTLALAKRKLEMRDVAYDPSQLRLGNLRQQYHLPDHFAHNALNDAIATAELLLAMVNEMPEGIETPLGKLLL; encoded by the coding sequence ATGTTTGATTTTTTGTTTGGCATAGAAGCGCAGCGCAAAAGGCTGCTTAAGAAGGGCGTTGATGGCGCTTTGCAAGACTACTTATCTGCCCCTTTTCCAGATAAAAACACACCATTTTCTGCATTAGACATAGTGTCAGTCGATTTTGAGACCACGGGTTTAAATGCGATTGATGACAAGCTACTTAGTGTTGGCCATGTAAGCATTGAGTACGGCATCATAAAACTCAACTCTTGTTTTCATCAGGTGGTTCGAAGTAAAGGAGCGTTGGATGCTGATAATGTGTCGATACATCAAATTACCGATAGTCAAAAAGATGCCGGCGCACATATAAAAACCGCCGTAGACGAACTATTGTCAGCGTTAAAGGGGAAAGTGATGTTGGTGCATTTTGCTCGAATCGAGAAACAATTTTTGCAGCAAGCATGCAAACTTATTTATGGTTTTGTACCGCCATTGGCTATTATAGATACCTTAGCGTTAGCTAAACGAAAACTTGAAATGCGCGATGTTGCGTATGATCCTTCGCAATTGCGACTAGGCAATTTGCGTCAGCAGTATCATTTGCCAGACCATTTTGCTCACAATGCATTGAACGATGCGATTGCTACCGCTGAATTATTGCTTGCTATGGTTAACGAGATGCCAGAGGGCATAGAAACACCTCTGGGTAAACTTCTACTATAA
- a CDS encoding sodium:solute symporter family protein — protein MDELKLYTYIAVFGSFGLYFAIAWWARAGSTSDFYVAGGGITPIQNGMAIGADWMSAASFISMAGMIAFLGYGGSVFLMGWTGGYVLLAMLLAPYMRKHGKFTVPEFISDRYYSKTARIVAVVCLIVASITYIIGQMKGVGVAFSQFLELEYEHGLYAGMFVVWVYAVLGGMKGITYTQIAQYCVLIFAYTIPAVFISLQLTGNPIPQLGLGSTLADGSGVYLLDKLDAVVTDLGFKEYTTDNLGGTLNMFAYTMSLMIGTAGLPHVIMRFFTVPSVKAARSSAGYALVFIAILYTVAPAVGAMARLNLITTIEPAAGQHLVYDERPQWFKDWEHTGLLKFEDKNGDGKIQYSANAETNEMVKVDRDIMVLANPAIANLPNWVIALVAAGGLAAALSTAAGLLLAISSAVSHDLMKGVLTPDLSEKNELLAGRIVMTLSVGVAGWLGLNPPGFAAGTVALAFGLAASSLFPALMMGIFSKKMSGKAAVAGMCAGIGVTLLYVFQHKGIMFIQGTEFLGGLEPNWFLGISPNAFGAVGALVNFTVAFIVLKFTGPAPANIQQLVDNFRSPHGEVAAAHDH, from the coding sequence ATGGATGAGTTAAAACTCTATACATATATTGCCGTTTTCGGCTCTTTCGGTCTTTACTTTGCAATTGCGTGGTGGGCTCGCGCAGGCTCTACAAGTGATTTCTATGTTGCTGGCGGTGGCATAACACCTATTCAAAATGGTATGGCAATTGGCGCCGATTGGATGAGTGCGGCATCATTTATTTCTATGGCTGGGATGATTGCATTCCTAGGCTATGGTGGCAGTGTCTTTTTAATGGGTTGGACCGGTGGCTACGTATTACTCGCCATGCTCCTTGCTCCTTATATGCGTAAGCACGGAAAGTTCACCGTACCAGAGTTCATTTCCGATAGATACTACTCAAAAACGGCGCGTATTGTGGCGGTCGTTTGTCTAATCGTAGCATCTATTACCTATATTATCGGTCAGATGAAAGGTGTCGGCGTAGCATTTTCACAGTTCTTAGAGCTTGAGTACGAACATGGCCTATATGCAGGTATGTTTGTTGTTTGGGTTTACGCTGTGTTAGGTGGCATGAAAGGCATTACTTACACACAAATTGCGCAATATTGTGTACTTATTTTCGCCTATACCATCCCGGCTGTGTTTATCTCGCTGCAGCTTACAGGCAACCCAATTCCTCAGCTTGGATTAGGTAGCACGTTAGCCGACGGTAGCGGTGTCTATTTATTAGATAAACTTGATGCCGTTGTGACAGATTTAGGCTTTAAAGAATATACAACAGATAACTTAGGCGGCACGTTAAACATGTTCGCTTATACTATGTCTCTGATGATTGGTACCGCAGGTTTGCCTCACGTTATTATGCGCTTTTTCACCGTTCCTTCGGTAAAAGCAGCGCGTTCATCTGCCGGTTATGCTTTAGTATTTATCGCAATTCTTTATACGGTTGCTCCAGCTGTTGGCGCAATGGCACGTTTAAACCTTATCACCACGATCGAACCAGCTGCTGGTCAGCACCTTGTTTATGACGAGCGTCCACAGTGGTTCAAAGATTGGGAACATACAGGTTTATTAAAGTTTGAAGATAAAAACGGCGACGGCAAAATTCAATATTCAGCTAACGCTGAAACCAATGAAATGGTGAAAGTAGACCGCGATATTATGGTGTTAGCAAATCCAGCTATCGCTAATCTACCTAACTGGGTCATCGCTTTAGTCGCAGCAGGTGGCTTAGCCGCCGCACTATCGACCGCTGCAGGCTTGTTATTGGCTATATCGTCCGCGGTATCTCATGATTTAATGAAAGGGGTATTAACACCTGATTTATCCGAGAAAAACGAGCTATTAGCAGGGCGGATAGTGATGACGCTGTCGGTAGGTGTCGCTGGTTGGCTCGGGCTCAATCCGCCCGGATTCGCCGCCGGCACGGTGGCACTCGCCTTTGGTTTAGCCGCTTCAAGTTTATTCCCAGCGCTAATGATGGGTATATTCTCGAAGAAGATGAGCGGCAAAGCAGCTGTAGCAGGTATGTGTGCAGGTATTGGCGTTACCTTGCTATACGTATTCCAACACAAAGGCATTATGTTCATCCAAGGTACTGAGTTCCTTGGTGGGCTTGAACCAAACTGGTTCTTAGGTATTTCACCAAATGCCTTTGGTGCAGTCGGTGCACTAGTTAACTTTACCGTTGCATTTATCGTGTTGAAATTTACCGGTCCAGCGCCAGCAAACATTCAACAACTTGTAGACAACTTCCGTTCCCCGCACGGAGAGGTTGCTGCAGCGCACGATCATTAG
- a CDS encoding vWA domain-containing protein: MFIDFFFTLKKHGVPCSVRELLDLINALKQGVIFANVNDFYSLSRTLLVKDEVHYDRFDRAFADYFEGVEQIDIFDTLLPEDWLRKEFEKHLSDEEKKQIEAMGGLEALMKTLQERLKEQEKRHAGGNKWIGTGGTSPFGAYGYNPEGIRIGQDGNRHRQAVKVWDKREFRNFDQDREIGTRNIKLALKKLRKFARDGNSEKLDINQTIHSTAQNAGLLDIKMEQERHNAIKVLMFFDVGGSMDDYIQTCEELFAAAHSEFKHMEFYYFHNCLYEKVWKDNVRRRIETIDVDEIIRTFGRDYKVIFVGDATMSPYEITYPGGSVEHWNEKPGIDWMNKVLAHFDKVAWLNPQPESHWSYYHSIQIMQHIVLNNMYPLTVDGIGRAIKHLS, translated from the coding sequence ATGTTTATAGACTTTTTTTTCACCCTAAAAAAACATGGTGTACCTTGTTCAGTAAGGGAGTTGTTAGATTTAATCAATGCGCTAAAGCAAGGCGTCATCTTTGCTAACGTAAACGACTTCTATTCACTTAGTCGAACGCTGTTAGTAAAAGACGAAGTGCATTATGACCGATTTGATCGTGCCTTTGCCGACTACTTTGAGGGCGTTGAGCAAATAGACATATTCGACACTCTGTTACCGGAAGACTGGCTTCGCAAAGAATTCGAAAAACACCTTAGTGATGAAGAAAAGAAACAAATAGAAGCAATGGGTGGTCTTGAAGCTTTGATGAAAACATTGCAAGAAAGGTTAAAAGAACAAGAAAAGAGACACGCTGGCGGAAACAAGTGGATTGGCACAGGCGGTACATCGCCTTTTGGCGCCTATGGATACAACCCCGAAGGCATCAGAATTGGTCAAGACGGTAATCGACACAGACAAGCCGTAAAGGTTTGGGACAAACGTGAATTTCGAAATTTTGACCAAGACAGAGAAATTGGTACTCGCAACATAAAGTTAGCTTTGAAAAAACTTCGAAAGTTTGCGCGAGACGGCAATAGTGAAAAACTCGATATCAACCAAACTATCCATTCCACTGCGCAAAATGCGGGGTTGCTTGATATCAAAATGGAACAAGAACGACACAACGCTATAAAGGTGCTTATGTTCTTTGATGTAGGCGGTTCAATGGATGATTACATCCAAACCTGTGAAGAGCTATTCGCGGCGGCTCACTCAGAATTTAAACATATGGAATTTTATTACTTTCATAATTGCCTGTATGAAAAAGTATGGAAAGACAATGTCCGCAGAAGAATAGAAACCATCGATGTAGACGAAATCATCAGAACGTTTGGCAGAGACTACAAAGTAATTTTTGTCGGTGACGCAACCATGAGCCCTTACGAAATTACCTACCCCGGTGGTAGTGTTGAGCATTGGAATGAAAAGCCTGGCATTGATTGGATGAACAAAGTGCTTGCTCATTTTGACAAGGTAGCTTGGCTAAACCCTCAACCAGAATCTCATTGGTCTTACTACCATTCGATTCAAATTATGCAGCATATCGTTTTAAATAATATGTACCCTTTAACTGTTGATGGTATTGGGCGCGCAATTAAACACCTCAGCTAA
- a CDS encoding GNAT family N-acetyltransferase, translating into MLTIVCNQPDTYQAFAELNLAWIKKYFHVEESDRALADNPAIYVDAGGYVLAAVKDDIVLGAVALVEREANVYELTKMAVDPNFHGQGIANKLMLAIFDKLEELNAEMVYLVSNTKLKSAINLYKKYGFETVHLGPHHSYKRCDIIMEKPL; encoded by the coding sequence ATGCTCACTATCGTGTGCAATCAGCCTGATACCTATCAGGCTTTTGCTGAATTAAATTTGGCTTGGATAAAAAAATATTTTCATGTTGAAGAGAGCGATCGAGCACTTGCAGACAACCCTGCCATATACGTTGATGCGGGCGGCTATGTATTGGCGGCAGTGAAGGATGATATCGTGCTCGGCGCCGTTGCATTAGTTGAACGCGAAGCTAACGTATATGAGTTGACAAAAATGGCTGTTGATCCCAATTTTCATGGTCAGGGGATAGCTAATAAGTTAATGCTGGCTATCTTTGATAAGTTGGAAGAACTCAACGCAGAAATGGTATATCTAGTTTCAAATACCAAATTAAAGTCTGCTATTAACCTCTATAAAAAATATGGATTTGAAACAGTGCATCTTGGGCCACACCACTCATACAAGCGTTGCGATATTATTATGGAAAAACCGTTATAA